CCAATTCAATGTGGAGAATAAATCAAGGACCCACCGGCGATAAGTAGCTTATTACATGCATTCGAccacttttaacatgtttaagctgTCATGACCACAAGGATATGACTCAGATGGGTATTGGCCTTTTCGTTAAATTCCATACGCCTTTACAAGTAcacccgagatgtcgtcatttgacgtcacgccggcgtcaataaaattgcgactcctcctatttcggcaacaacaattttatgacaccaccaccaccgatacaccttaccctctAAACAAGCTAAGATTGTatagaaatcagtctttttgaataaaataaacacattatctgtggtcatcttgcatCTTGTGACtctctacattttggtcatcaaaaattttatgaccctttCCAAAGGGTCCCCAATATATTTTGGACCCcctttccgaaaaaaatgatagcccccaaATAACATTGTGGAACGCACACAGTACCCCATAAGGATATAACCCAGAAGGGTATTCTGGAGCTTACACAAGTATCCCATGAGAATGACGTGAGAAGACGGAGTGTCATGGGCTTTTACGCTAATTCCGCTTTTTTGACGAAGGGAACTAAAGAAAATGAAGAGAAAAAGATGTTTTCTCCGTTCCGGTTTTAAAACAATGAACCATTGGTTGCGGGGGACAAGACCGGAGATAGCAAGCCATGAGTAAATACGCTGTCCGGCCAACGTTTGTTATGTATTTAATGTGTGCTCGGATGATTGCGCAATCGGATCACGTTTACAGTCGCTTTGTGCTGTGGTATTTACTTTTCTCATTTTACTCTCATTTTACAGATCCGATTCGGTTAGTGTCAAAGGTCAGAAAAGCATGGAAAGGGGGTTTCGTAGGATTCGTTGACGTCAAACTACCCAGAGATACATTAGAAGGCTGGTCGATGGTGCTCAAATTCACTCGTAAAATATTTGACTTTAAGGTAGGAAGATGACattgaaatacatttaaaataactTATATATTCTACACTGATTACAAAAAGCTCACAATAAAACTCTGAGCAACAGAGGTCCATGGGggatatttggcattttgaattattttggcacatgatcaGAGTGAATTTTGTTGAGAAACGGGCTCCTTTCCCTTcacttttcctttgccttccctaTTTTTTCGGGGGCACTTTTATCttccatttttgtcaaaaaagtggtattttacactatttttgaccaCTGAGCAGGATGacaatttgatgagaaacaggctcctttcccttttcttttcctttgcctttgttggatggggggggggggtacttttctctctcattttttgtcagggactCCGAGGCCCTCcataattttgaaaatgtaccCAAAGTGCCTGTGGTAAATAAAGCAAATATGTATGCCCCCTTGTAATTCACACGGGTACacgtaattattgcaccaccattACAAAATCGAAACAATACAACAAGAATGCACCAGATTATAGCCATTATATTTTATTgaccattcattatcatttgtATTCACATCTAATAAAATGTATTAGGCAATGTAACCATACATTTACCCTTTTTAAGCTTCACCATTTATGATTCGTTCCCCACAAAACCCGACACAATCATGTCGGCAAACATTTATTTTGCGACAACGCCCTTTAAAAAAGAAGCTGGCGGTGCAGCTCCCGGTTACAGGGAGAGTTGTCTATCCCTGACCATGATGACGAAACGAATGATCATTTGGACCCATGCCACTCCATCCAATTGTAAAGCCGTTTCTAAAAgtatttatattgtattgtaaaatAGGTATGAccttttttcattatttatttgctGTCAGTTTTTGTGGACTCAGTTGAGCTATGTCTCTCAACGTGCCCCCCCCAACAACAACGTACTGTTTacacaattgaccttttcagtaaatcccataattcttacGGTtaaacctgagatgtcgtcattttacgtcacccCGATTGCTGATGTGCATCTAAAGCGATTGCGCATTTCAAAGCGGCCCCGGGTCAAAGCCATGATGTGCGCAGTAACAAGTGCGCATCAGCGAGACGACATCGCGAGTCTAAGCGCAAAGAATTACGAGGTTTACAGAAACGGTAAATTGGGTCCAATCTCTTACTTTTTTACCCTTCTAAATATCATTTCAGATTCTCGAATGCGAAGCAGTAGTCGATCACATTTCTTTAAATAAGAAGCAGGTGGTAGTAGTGAACACCGATAAAAGTGCCTTTATAACAGCTGGGACAAAACTACGCATCGTCTTCGTAGTCAACGTGTACAAGGGCATTGCTTCTACACGTGGACTTAGAGCCAATGTTGATTTCTACCCCCAACGGCTTTTTTAAAGGAGGATAATTCGATTTCATTATGTTCTATATCCATCATGTATGGTTGAACATTATTGAAAGGACACTATTTTTTATTTCGTGTTCTATTTCCACAATGGTTTAATGAACTCGACCGCCTACACAGGGAgtttcagtggcggcgctacgggggggcaaggggtcccccaaatatttttcttgcccccccagtttgacccccacttttgaggcaaaaaaaccccaaatcacgtcaatttgccaattttgcccccctgaaattccctccccccccccgaaaaaaattcctggcgccgccactggggaGTTTCCGTGTGTTATGAGGTTTTGAAGGCCGCCTTATAGAGCTTCACAGAAACTGTGTTTCTAAATATAATTTCAGATACTCGAATGGAGTATAAGGCAAAAAAGTCGAACACGTTACTTCAGATACAACACAAGTTCTAGTACTTAGTGAAACGGATAAATGCCCCAAAGCCAAAAACAACCGCGTCGTCTTCATAGTATATACAAGGGTCTAAGAGCCAAAGTTGATTCCTACCTACGCAACGGCTTTTTAAAACCAGGATGATCCGATATGCTCTATATATTTCTATTTCTAGTTCTAGTTGGTTACAACtcaacaccagtggcgtagccagtgggggccaTGGGGCCGGTGCGCCCCcccctcgtcatggccgtcggttcatgtaaggccgtcgattgacggaaggcgttggtgaaaaaaagggttaacaatagactattttttatccaggatgacagaaaaaaggggagaattataaaaaaattatgaaaattgtgaatgaaattgaatttttcaaaccatgcaacaaaaatttgggtcaacaaatcacaacttccgtcggcaaaaaatatttccgtcgatacatttacaagttgtgccccctcggttccaaaatcctggctacgccacggCTCAACACCCCTGGTGGGGAAAGACGAATCGGGCATGTCGGGTATGGTGTGCGCTAGTTCTTCTTTAAATGGTGAAGTGATCTTTGAGCTGGTTTTTGAATGCTTTGGGTTCTTGGATATTGATTATTTCTTGTGGTAGATTGTTCCAGTCTATGACGGTTCTTggaataaatgaatacttgtagCAATCTTTTGTTGATTGAAGTTCAATGAATGATTTCCACCATGGAAGAATGACCTGTAGCCCCTCCCACATCGCAACTATGAAGTGTCATGTCGGGGTTTCCATCCTTTTTGATACGAGAGGGAAAATGGGCTTTCCGACACCCCCGGAGGAATTTCCCATAGAAACTGCAGTGAATGATTGATAAATAGGCTTTAACCTTccgctgcagacgacaagtttcaaattttgtttgaaaattaaaaaaattcagaataattttcttgaccatatttagaatcggcatgaaaaaCGCATTAACAAGcctatagtattggttcagtggttcttgagatagctctggaTATTTTAAGAATATAACTTGGGActctatgttgaagcctatggctagtacGTATAACATTAACCACCCACTTGAGACACATTAACTTACAAGTCAAAACAAAGTCTCTTTGGATCATTCTTTAGACACTATGAACCACaacggcctcatcccaatggcatagttcaataaccccaattaaacactcctagtgcaaaatttgacctcaagttgcagagtatgagtttgtgtacccaaattttcaaaggtcattcaatgaatgtgccaATGTATTGGggctaaagaactgtgccctaatagatgagaatgtttcgGATCCTAGTGAGAATGTCCTAGGGCATTGAGAAAAAAACAGCTCTAGGTCAATGAGAAAAAAATGCCCTttcactgataccaaaatcaccatTTTAATAGAGAATTACTAAGCCAAATCGGAATTGAAATTTTGCAATGTATTGCAGGACAGTTTTTTGCAGTTTGGGGGCACTTTGCCCTCtaacctatcgggaaaattggtttttgtgcgtacaaaatattatttaaaatgttttactagaataaaaaattgtttaaaaaatatgaatattatataGCTTAATTATTTAGAatattgttaatgataacattattacaataataaataaatgtataataatttgagcaatttccccgatatgtcagaggtcaaagtttcCCGAAAGTGCTCTAAAAACCccgaagttacaatggcgattggacTTATTGAGGATGGCCTTGTTGATTGGAATATAATGTATATTAGGAGTAAAAAGCCTAGATGTACTCCCaaattagcattagggttagtgttatgttAGGGATACATGTAGGATtaggttcccagcaaacacaaaacgttaaaATGTTGGGTAATATAAAGCGTATAAAAAGGTTTAGGATTATGGCTAACGCAAGTTATTGGATTTCCGGAATAAcaatgacccttcggactagaacctgtaaccatggtaaccatggACCATATACGTATAGATGGTCCATAGgtatatacgccgtagaagtgacgtaggtaatcggattaactactatagaaatggatgaatacaattctgactatatcgccccgcactacaacgttcacgtggtaccgatgcattgaaccatatgtcaaagaaatactaatcactcgcacctgtaagattagtatctgaGAGCGGCATTGTAATCTATGATTGTaggcatacacaggtgatgagtgcaacctgcctgTAGTACAGCGCGGTACAttccaaaaattgtattcatccattgctatggtagttatccgattatgacgtcacttctacggcgtattaataatatttttgtgttatacgctggcgaagttacgtaattaatcggattaactaccatagcaataggtacaaacaattttgaatataccgcgctgcactacaagcaggttgcactcatcacctgtcttcaatcatataatagattgaatacaataccgctcttttcaaagagactaatcttacaggtgcaagtgattagcatttctttgacatctatggttcaatgcagcggTACcacatgaacgtagtagtgcagcgcgatataatcaaaaattgtttgtacctattgctatggtagttaatccgattattacgtaacttcaccagcgtattgagttaaaacttttttatatttttctttgccatatcatgtaattttaacttgttttataccataatttattcatttttattgtcattaaaaccttacgatttcaaaatcgttgaaaatgagACTTGtcatgttgtatatattgcagaATTTGTCTTTAGTTTTTCTGTTAATCCCAAGTAACGGATTCTCACTCGCATTGTTAACTGTAACGATTTTCACTTATACAAATTTTTTTCTTAGCTATAAGGAAGTGAAACTGCTCTCTTTCTAGCATATAACTGGCACCCCCGTTACAACCTTATAATACTAATTAGTGCAtctcataggcctacctttaaacgaattcattcaaatttcaaaggAATATTGTTTCCAACAAGATATTCTTAAACACTCGTGAAAAAGTAATTTTCagtggtgtaggggtgtgtgtgtgtgggggggggtatggGGTGTGGTAGGAGTGGGGTGCGTGGTGTATGACTACGGTTACTATCGCGCATCTGCATATGGATaagataatatataattatgtaataattataCCCAACACCTTTCCCCGTATGAGGAACCTTAGGtctataatattttgaaaggaTTTTATGAATTTACTTGAAACTACTTAAACATATCTATGCTGTTTGGAGACACGCCTCTATTTCCGTCTCGTACCCATACGCAATTCAGTGAGTCTGCTTCGTGTATTGCCAGGTGTAGGCGTCCTTGTTCCTCGGGATAGTGTTATCCAGTCCTGTATTAAGAAAGGGAATTGAAGTTATAGTAATACAGGCCAAATTCGTAGATTTGCAGTATAacatttgaccatgttgacattgCCTaaattgatgtgcacagtttaaACAATTTTTCTCTGCTAACATATTTTAAAGGTGTAAGTTGGCCAATATGCAATCAAAGTCCTTACTGGTAATCAGAGGTGCTCCCTTTTTTTATCGGCCAGTCGGGGAAAATGTTAGGTTACTAAACGGCAAGCAAAGTGAGCCGAAATTTTTTGAACAGTCGAAGGAATcgaaactttgcccccccccccccccctttgaaaacCTGAGGACGCCATTTGCTGGTAATGCAATGAACGCAACTGTTGTTTACGATGACAATAATTTTGTTGTCGTCACATTTCAATAATACCTCGTTGCAAGTTGTCTTTAAAATCATGATATATGTTCAAAATATTATGACTTTTATCAGAGCAGATTCAATAAATAATCGGAGTTccttcctagcaaacacaaaacgttatacACAAAAACCCGTTAatatatcgggttatataaagggtttttaaaaaacgttttaataacattcagaaaacatttttgaaaactttatgcaaaataatattataacatgatgacaaaatattttacggaaatgttcgcattttgaCATGTTGttatagtgtttttttttcaaataaaaacgtCCGTGTTCAAAACGTTTTATGACATGTATCTAACATTTAAATGTTCACTATAAAGTTTTGACCATAACCAAAACGCgcttataacacgtttataacgttttaaaaactttgttgtgtttgctggattgGCAAATGGCGTCGAATCATTTACATTGAATCCTTCCTTTTTTCTTGTCCTTTTTACCAATTGAATTTATGGATTGAAGGTCTTTGTTTCTATCCTCCATGCATTGCATATACGTATACAAGCTTATACCGTACACAGTCAATGTCCTGCAATGAGTGCAAGGACCATGGTCCGGACTCAGTTTTTGGAGAAAATTTCAGTTTTTAACCCAATTTGATTCCAAATTATCATCTTCATAAAAGCTTCCATACCTGTTCGCAAAAGCACTTCTCCATCATACACCAACCAATGCCATGGGTCTTCGTTTGGAAGGTCATTGATGGACTTCACATAGGTACCGTGACTCGTGTCTGTAGCAGTTGTGAATCTGAAATCGGACAAACAATAATTGACCATTGCGGTTAATTAAAAGCACAACAGATCACATATGAACCATGTTAACCAGCGAAAGAGCAGCGTGGCCAGATCTTTGACCTGTGCAAGAGGTCCCCGGTTCAATTCCCGCCGTGGAGGCAAACATCAAAGGTTTATTAGCCGCTCTCTCCATTGTGGAACAGATGCAGTGAATGACAAAGACCCCTCAGTCATAACGTTCCGATCTGGGTAAAGCATGGCTGTCTGTACATCCTACCCTTGGCATCATGGCATAACAGTGTGACATTAAGCCTAAAGGATTCAACCatgtaaaataagaaataaaaatagCATACCCCGGTATACATAAATAAGGATATTCTTGAAATATTCTTGGTCCTACAAATGTCAGACTGGTGCACATTAGGTGCTTATTTCAAACATGAATTAGCGGCCCTCGTCACAAAATACCGTTATTAAAATGACAATTACTGCAAAATGTCTAGTTTTCGAATGCTTTCTTGTTTTTATGTTGGGATATACAGGGAActatacacgctcgctatgaaatgatcaaagcaattttcgccaaagctcactaccattcgaaagattctgtgaactaccaaatcgcaacagtttaaaatagtgtcTAACCTCAAAaggcggtactacaccccttgatacatttttgactatctttgcatttttctcaaaaacttaataaaacactggtaacaaaagttatgtatattaatataggggcaaggaatccagttactacactggaatttcagtgactcaagacaagtagttattgatttatttatcaaatattggttttccctcatttttgtctgtaactccacaactgttgtctgtgcggaaataaaattttcagtgcagtagttgtagtccttccctataataaacatatcttacttgttaccaatgcactataatttgtgagaaaaatacaaaataggcacaaaattggccagggtgtagtactactaaacctcgtatccataggctgttccttgtggcgtgtgcccttgttctatgttcacttgttcccatgtgacctgccacacagacaacctatggatactgccactaagcaaaacaaaggttcgttgcctgtgtggcaggtcacatgggaacaagtgaacacggaacaagggcacacgccacaagggaacagcctatggatacggggccttaaaGGCCTTATAAAACCAAGAGGTTTCCTGGTTCATCATGTTAAAACTTACTTGAATTTCTCTGGATGCTGCTTTTGTGCCTGTGCCATGACTTCACCCAGATTAGATCCAGCCGTTGCTATCACGGGCAAATTTTGAACGGCAGGCCACTTTGGATTGCGTTCATTCACTGCTGAGAATGTTACCACGATTGGGTTTTGAATTGGTTTTGTCGCTGTGTGTAAATATAATAAGTGAAAACATAAATTCTAAAGATATCAACTTCCTTACCAATTTTACGGTACTAGCACATAGTATTTGAAAGGAACTCAGACTCTCGGGCTGAGGCCTGGTATTTACAGGATTGAACATCGTATGTTGAAGTGCATTTTGCTGAACTGTTAGAACTCGAAACAAAGCCGTTCTCGAACTTGACATTCGTGATTTTGATGGGTTCCAGCGGAGGCACTTAACACAAGTCCTACGGGACGGGTATGTTCCGccggacgcttaatttctttctgcaactaAATGGGCCGCAATGACACAACGACTCGTAGCACAgtggtatacgctggcgaagttacgtaataatcggattaactaccatagcaataggtgaaaacattttttgaatataccgcgctgcactaatacgttcacgcggtacctctgcattgaaccatatcatgcagATCACttgcacctataagattagtatctttgaaaagaacattctattcaatctatgattgcagacttacacaggtgatgagtgtaacccaagaaagtttcgcaccacATACGTCGatgttcacttttcaaagggcgaactgttgttacgaaaatcaaaacgactggtaaacatatctactaaatgacctcaaaaggtcaaatcgtctgtgaaaaataaaatgacgaaattgcaacagtgactgtcacccttacgagtgaaaatacagcttatttagccagtgtcaacatggtgtcatcggtttgaatattttcctaacatattggactaactccacagctatatggtttttcacaatataacagtaatggaaagaaaacagaaattgttcgtcatttttcggcacaaaatGTTTTGGCAGAAAATGACGTCAcggacataaacaacaatctcctaattagcatatggtcgccattcctccagctagctcgtcctgtgattggtcctttagttatctagtttttattctatatcgctggtgtaacctgcttgtagtgctgcgcgatatgttcaaaattttttcacctattgctatggtaattaatccgattaattacgtaacttcgccagcgtataggcatTGGACTATGatccatagattgtgggttcaaaCCTCAGGTAAACgcttgtagaattttaattctaataaatttctttttattctattgagtaagaggaaataataatggtaataaactctgGCCTCATAAAATTactgtactatgtgttatcgtatTCCGGGCATAATGgatgcagaaagaaattacgacAGCCGGGCGGAAAGACCCCTCATCTGTTTTTAGAACGCACAGCTCCAAAAACAACTGAATTTTACCAAAACGGGGCGCcgaaagacccctgtttttgtTAGCTCTAAGACCCCTAAATTGCACATTTCTCATATTTTCCGGAGAAAAGACCCTTGACCGTTCGCACCTCCGAAAGGCTCTCTTTTATCGGtacaccgtcagctcccaaagacccacaatCTCtgaattccgggggagcatacccaccaaaaaattGAACATGTGCCCCCGGGCTTGGGCTTTTCTAGCTGAGTCTAGACGAGTCCTCAATAAAGTTCTTATCTTATTAAACCATCACCTGAGGTGTACTCAGCGGGCTTTTGTCATCATACTGAAACGGCTGAACGGTGATTTAATACTGGACTTCAGTCGGGACTTCAGTGATCAGTGGACTTGCGCAATGGTCACTAGGAAGGAGGGCAGTCACAGGACTTCAGCGATTAGGGTTGTGGGGTTTACGGCCACTAGACTTCAGCGATCACTGGACcccgggggcacatcaaaaacatttggtgggtatgttccccggaattttgaggtagtgcttatttgggagctgacggcgtaccggtaaaagaggCCTTTCagagctgtgaacaagtaaaattgggacttttggagctgcgaacagtcaaaaataagggtctttcttgattttctggttaaaaatcgcctgaaaaaaaccagaaatatgaggaatgagcaattgtgtggtcttttagagctgaaattatcaaaatcaagggtctttcggagctctattttggtcaaataaagaggctttcggagctgcgaaatccaaatagggggtctttctgggggagcatacccgtatggtcatttgtgttaagtgccacccCGGGCACTGGACTTGTGTCATTTCATGAGCCTGGGTTCTGATTTCGATAGAACCGGTAATCACATAAAATAGTGCTCATCATATTGTAGTGATTGCAATTTTCACAAGTTAATCAGTCAgtgaattaaaataaaataaatgggtttattttgggttattttagagctgaaattatcaaaatcatgggTCTTTCGGTGCCGGCTATTTTGGTgaaattcaggggtctttcggagctgcgcggtttaggtctttccggggagcataggCTACCTGTAAGTATTgagtgtaccccccccccccggtttcaGAGTTTATGCTCAGTGGTTaaggccttggactcataatctgagagcttgctcaacgtgcgtgggttcgagtcccattcCCACcatcgtgttgcgcccttgggcaaggcgctttgcctcgcttgcctcaccccacccaggtgcaatgcgAAGATGTTAGGGTAGTCACAgccgttgtactgatgaaccctgcgccatttgtaggcagcaaacgtggttccggcatattctaatgacggcggaatcgCGTttaggctgtttacggcataaagcgctacatAAATGTCTACACTTTCATTTATGCTCAAATAGGTCTAGCTATagtattatgattatgattatgatataggCTTTACCCTTATTCAATTTGGCGGCGTCGTCGATTTGACGCTGATGAGGGTGGCTCGCTTCGTACTTCCAAGTATAAGAGTCGTCGAAGGTTGGGTAGGTTTGATCAATCCCTGAAACAGAAATTGGAAAACACAATTGTCATCATGTTGTTGCAGGGTGTGCATGGTGTGTGCTTGTTGTTCATAGGCGGAAGCCAGAAAATCATAGCACACTTGTTCGGTGCGTAGGGGACCGTGACAGGCCCTCTCTTAGTGCGCACCCCCTAGAAGAACTGGAACCAGTTCttgaaaatcataatagaagaaggcttaattgccctgtgcatcttcctttttcagTTTTTAGCACGAAAAATACCGTGTTTGGGGCCCAAATAGGAAAAAAATATAGGATTACATGATTAAAAAGATATGTTTCATACAACCTTACCTGTTTGAAGCTGTTTCCCATCTTTACCATAAACCATCCAATACAATCCAATAGTGGAGGTGTCACTTGGTACACCGTTTATACGAGTGACGAAACTCCCATATGGCGAACTTTCAACAACTTCGAAGCTTTAGAATAATAacgaaattgtgttgttgtaacaTAATAACAATGATGggttaacttttcaaaaatatctaattttaGGGTTACATTTTTGTTTTGGGACGCTCCTATTATTTTGAAAGTGACCATTGGATGAAGGTTACATTTTGTGTGACTCTTCTATTTGTAGGTGACCATTTGTATTCGAAGGTGAGCACCATGCCATCACTTCCTCATTATCATAACTACCATTCTCTTCCTCTTATTTTTTCTCCCCTCGTTGTCTGATTCCTCCtcgtcgcacagtgtcatcgccccgatatcttaatGGGAGAAAtaggtaggttgaatccacagccacgcatggccattttgttccgacctttgagacgcataatgagccggagggacatgactaaggctactgacaatagcc
Above is a window of Amphiura filiformis chromosome 7, Afil_fr2py, whole genome shotgun sequence DNA encoding:
- the LOC140157223 gene encoding uncharacterized protein, with the translated sequence MASGIPGGPGPVELVIPITVVDNTTPASEIAVKSLLFGSTLHQIMTLGHQQYPDKFSFEVVESSPYGSFVTRINGVPSDTSTIGLYWMVYGKDGKQLQTGIDQTYPTFDDSYTWKYEASHPHQRQIDDAAKLNKATKPIQNPIVVTFSAVNERNPKWPAVQNLPVIATAGSNLGEVMAQAQKQHPEKFKFTTATDTSHGTYVKSINDLPNEDPWHWLVYDGEVLLRTGLDNTIPRNKDAYTWQYTKQTH